Proteins encoded within one genomic window of Arachis ipaensis cultivar K30076 chromosome B08, Araip1.1, whole genome shotgun sequence:
- the LOC107614473 gene encoding tRNA (adenine(58)-N(1))-methyltransferase catalytic subunit trmt61a-like, with protein sequence MLAVDPAKKLSFNRLISNGDLVIVYERHDNMKAVTVSESTVLQNRFGVFKDSEWIGKPFGSKVFSNKGGFVYLLAPTPELWTLVLSHRTQILYIADISFVIMYLEVVPGCLVLETGTGSGSLTTSLARAVAPTGHVHTFDFHEQRAGSARDDFERTGLSSLISVRARDIQGEGFPSEFAGLADAVFLDLPQPWLAIPSAAKMLKQDGTLCSFSPCVEQVQRSCETLQNSFTDIRTFEVLLRTYEVREGKMENLNGDNNGSNGSLPCKRRQRSNGSYVPDSIVSSVMARPCGEARGHTGYLTFARLKWL encoded by the exons ATGCTGGCAGTTGATCCtgcaaaaaaattatctttcaatCGATTGATTAGCAATGGTGATTTGGTTATAGTTTATGAAAGGCATGACAACATGAAGGCCGTAACTGTGTCTGAAAGTACTGTACTGCAGAATCGATTCGGTGTTTTTAAGGATTCAGAATGGATAGGAAAGCCATTTGGGTCTAAAGTATTCAGCAATAAGGGTGGTTTTGTATATTTGTTAGCTCCAACACCAGAGTTATGGACTCTAGTTTTAAGCCACAGGACTCAGATTCTCTATATTGCGGATATTAGCTTTGTTATCATGTACTTGGAGGTTGTTCCTGGTTGcttggttcttgaaactggcacTGGAAGTGGATCTTTAACTACTTCACTTGCAAGGGCTGTTGCTCCTACGGGACATGTCCATACGTTTGACTTCCATGAGCAACGAGCTGGATCGGCCAG GGATGATTTTGAGAGGACAGGTCTAAGCAGCTTAATCAGCGTGAGAGCAAGGGATATTCAGGGCGAGGGATTTCCAAGTGAATTTGCTGGCTTGGCTGATGCCGTATTTTTGGATCTACCCCAACCGTGGCTTGCTATTCCTTCGGCTGCAAAAATGTTAAAACAAGATGGTACATTATGCTCGTTCTCCCCATGCGTTGAGCAAGTACAGCGATCATGCGAAACTCTTCAAAACAGCTTCACAG ATATAAGAACATTTGAGGTGTTGTTACGCACATACGAAGTTAGAGAAGGGAAAATGGAAAACCTTAATGGAGACAACAATGGTTCTAATGGTTCTCTCCCTTGCAAGAGGAGGCAACGTTCCAATGGAAGCTATGTGCCGGACAGTATTGTTTCTTCCGTTATGGCTAGACCTTGTGGCGAAGCTAGAGGTCACACAGGCTATTTGACATTTGCGAGACTTAAATGGCTCTGA
- the LOC107610845 gene encoding protein ALP1-like → MRRQDNRTRNGKICTNVLGVCNREIGFVYVLNGWEGSASDPRVLRDAITRRSSFMIPHCNYYLVDVGYTNGPEFLAPYRGTRYHIREWAQGAHAPHNYQEYFNRVHSSARNIIERCFGLLKKRWSILRSPSFYPLKTQSQIIIACCLLQNFIRKSMDMDPEEQGSILDEFMPDGDEAQDGMIDVVENTNEWTHWRDNIATEMYEEW, encoded by the exons ATGAGAAGGCAAGATAACCGAACAAGAAATGGTAAAATCTGCACCAACGTCTTAGGAGTGTGTAATCGGGAGATAGGTTTTGTTTATGTACTCAATGGATGGGAGGGATCGGCATCTGATCCACGGGTACTTCGAGATGCAATAACTCGTCGTAGTAGTTTTATGATACCCCACT GTAATTACTATTTAGTAGATGTTGGTTACACAAATGGTCCGGAATTTCTAGCACCGTATAGAGGCACTCGATATCATATTAGAGAGTGGGCCCAAGGAGCACATGCACCTCACAATTATCAAGAATATTTTAATAGGGTTCATTCTTCCGCTAGGAATATTATTGAGCGATGCTTTGGTTTGCTGAAGAAGAGGTGGTCCATCTTAAGAAGCCCTAGCTTTTACCCTTTAAAGACACAATCTCAAATAATTATTGCTTGTTGTTTACTGCAAAATTTCATTCGAAAGAGTATGGATATGGATCCGGAGGAGCAAGGTAGCATATTGGATGAATTTATGCCTGATGGAGATGAAGCACAAGATGGAATGATTGATGTGGTTGAAAACACGAACGAGTGGACTCACTGGCGTGACAACATAGCAACTGAGATGTATGAAGAGTGGTGA